A window of the Helianthus annuus cultivar XRQ/B chromosome 4, HanXRQr2.0-SUNRISE, whole genome shotgun sequence genome harbors these coding sequences:
- the LOC110933195 gene encoding calcium-binding protein P-like produces the protein MEMDDDPDPEMQTGTPGHPISISSGSPFQGSPYRRPDSFQEKMATYDWYFTPSYHSSPAQPPLDEPQLQAVSPPPLPIEEPPQQPPQPPPEPPRQSRNARMSVRGGPRFSSPQGSSSYPPIPEEP, from the coding sequence ATGGAGATGGACGATGATCCAGATCCGGAGATGCAGACCGGAACGCCTGGCCACCCTATAAGCATATCAAGTGGATCTCCATTTCAGGGATCACCATACCGTAGGCCCGATTCGTTTCAGGAAAAGATGGCCACCTATGATTGGTACTTTACTCCATCGTACCATAGTTCTCCAGCTCAACCTCCCTTGGATGAGCCCCAGCTTCAGGCAGTTTCACCTCCACCACTTCCTATTGAGGAGCCACCTCAGCAGCCACCTCAGCCACCTCCCGAGCCTCCGAGGCAAAGTAGGAACGCACGTATGTCAGTGCGAGGAGGACCTCGTTTTAGTTCTCCACAGGGTTCGAGTTCTTACCCTCCTATTCCAGAGGAGCCCTAA